One Dialister invisus DSM 15470 genomic region harbors:
- the tilS gene encoding tRNA lysidine(34) synthetase TilS — MQGNEKFLRRVASYAHKHALWREGERILAAVSGGPDSLALLLALKLLAVKEKINIGCCCVNHHLRAAAGKEAEFVESVCREWNIPFILKEVDVQSAVRNGGSIETAARDFRYKALREAARGGRYAKIAVAHHGDDQAETVLYHLLRGSGVTGLSGMKPINGDIIRPFLCVSKNEIKDFLKDFSYVPCHDESNDVEDAVRNRIRLSLVPELISYNPRVTESLRRTADIFREEDLFMEEKADVFISSCVEHDNDKCVFFIAYFLALHIALQRRVIRKICCMVAGRIPSFEGTEKFIFLIGAGKTGSVTSSSGTFLEIQYGKAIFYKGSTQNRIPAGKLKNVGTSAAVLSELVKRLIEHLGQWCIEKVILSKQPDFIEKNQIILDADKVGNIVLRYWKAGDRFSPRGINGSKKLARVMRDLHISAGERRIWPLVADENHIYWIAFLRGSNYGLPDKNTKKYLLITLKKENREDEES; from the coding sequence ATGCAGGGAAACGAAAAGTTTTTGAGAAGGGTCGCCTCCTATGCGCATAAGCATGCTCTTTGGAGAGAAGGGGAGCGGATCCTTGCGGCGGTATCCGGTGGTCCTGATTCCCTTGCGCTGCTGCTGGCTTTAAAGTTGTTGGCAGTAAAAGAAAAAATAAACATTGGCTGCTGCTGCGTCAATCATCACTTACGGGCAGCGGCGGGAAAAGAGGCTGAATTTGTAGAGTCTGTCTGTCGTGAGTGGAATATTCCGTTCATTTTAAAAGAAGTGGATGTCCAGTCTGCAGTCAGAAATGGGGGATCCATCGAAACGGCAGCAAGAGATTTCCGCTATAAAGCGCTTCGTGAAGCGGCTCGTGGCGGCAGATATGCAAAGATTGCCGTCGCTCATCATGGTGATGATCAGGCAGAGACGGTTTTATATCATTTACTTCGCGGGAGCGGTGTGACGGGACTTTCGGGAATGAAGCCGATAAACGGGGATATTATCCGCCCTTTTTTATGTGTCAGTAAAAATGAAATAAAAGATTTTTTGAAAGATTTTTCTTATGTGCCTTGTCATGATGAAAGCAATGATGTAGAAGATGCGGTTAGGAACCGTATCCGATTATCACTGGTTCCGGAACTGATATCATATAATCCGCGTGTAACGGAGTCTCTTCGGCGGACAGCAGACATATTTCGTGAGGAAGATTTGTTTATGGAAGAGAAGGCGGATGTCTTTATTTCTTCCTGCGTAGAGCATGATAACGACAAGTGTGTTTTTTTCATTGCATATTTTCTCGCATTGCACATTGCTTTACAACGCAGAGTGATTAGAAAGATCTGCTGCATGGTTGCGGGGCGCATTCCAAGTTTTGAAGGAACTGAAAAGTTTATATTTCTGATTGGTGCCGGCAAAACAGGAAGTGTCACATCTTCATCAGGAACATTTTTGGAGATTCAATATGGAAAGGCTATTTTTTATAAAGGGAGCACGCAGAACCGGATTCCGGCGGGAAAATTAAAAAATGTCGGAACATCAGCGGCTGTATTATCTGAGCTGGTAAAACGGCTGATAGAGCATCTTGGTCAGTGGTGCATTGAGAAAGTGATTTTATCGAAGCAGCCGGATTTCATAGAAAAAAATCAGATTATCCTTGATGCCGATAAAGTGGGAAATATCGTATTGCGGTATTGGAAAGCAGGGGATCGGTTCAGTCCGCGCGGGATAAACGGTTCAAAAAAACTTGCCCGTGTTATGCGTGATCTTCATATTTCCGCAGGTGAGCGCAGGATATGGCCGCTTGTTGCCGATGAAAATCATATATACTGGATTGCCTTCTTGCGGGGAAGCAATTACGGACTTCCGGATAAAAATACGAAAAAGTACCTGCTCATCACACTGAAAAAGGAGAATAGAGAAGATGAAGAATCTTGA
- a CDS encoding phosphatase has product MNRAIIDIGTNSVRLLEARKSETGEWDVVRKEINSTRLGEGMTESTSIADGSRHRTLKAIEEFAAMARSDGFTDIRAYGTSIMRDAKEGSEFADEITSTSGVPVRILSGREEAYYSYIGAAGTSAVVTSVVDIGGGSTEICIGFSADIGMRYSFPLGAVRCSHLFDTTTARGIGELKKYCFETFRKTKLIDEAEAVKNWVVVGGTVTSMAAVLQQLEVYDAEKVQGYVMDQSKVTDLLDRLCHMSYDEKCNLPGMRPERADIIVAGVAILDSLMEYFAVSEVKVSDRDLSEGLLNADTMMPKD; this is encoded by the coding sequence ATGAATCGCGCGATTATTGATATCGGTACCAATTCAGTCAGACTGCTTGAAGCACGCAAAAGTGAGACGGGTGAATGGGATGTCGTCCGTAAGGAAATAAACAGCACACGCCTGGGAGAAGGAATGACGGAATCCACTTCCATCGCTGACGGTTCGCGTCACCGTACACTTAAGGCCATAGAAGAGTTTGCAGCGATGGCAAGGTCGGATGGATTTACGGATATCCGGGCATACGGGACATCTATCATGCGTGATGCAAAGGAAGGAAGCGAATTTGCTGATGAGATCACTTCCACGTCCGGTGTGCCCGTACGGATCTTATCGGGACGGGAGGAGGCGTATTATAGTTATATCGGCGCGGCAGGCACTTCTGCCGTCGTGACTTCTGTGGTGGATATCGGCGGAGGTTCTACGGAAATATGTATCGGTTTCAGTGCGGATATTGGTATGCGGTATAGTTTCCCGCTGGGGGCGGTGCGTTGTTCTCATCTCTTTGATACGACTACGGCAAGAGGGATTGGTGAATTAAAAAAATATTGTTTCGAAACATTCAGGAAGACAAAACTGATAGATGAAGCAGAAGCGGTAAAGAACTGGGTGGTTGTCGGCGGAACAGTTACATCTATGGCAGCGGTTTTGCAGCAATTGGAAGTATATGATGCGGAAAAAGTGCAGGGCTATGTGATGGATCAGTCCAAGGTGACAGATCTGCTGGATCGGCTCTGTCATATGTCCTACGATGAGAAATGTAATTTACCGGGGATGCGTCCTGAACGGGCGGATATTATCGTGGCAGGTGTGGCTATTTTAGACAGTCTGATGGAGTATTTTGCCGTTTCTGAAGTTAAAGTCAGTGATCGAGACTTGAGTGAAGGTTTGCTGAATGCTGATACCATGATGCCGAAAGACTGA
- a CDS encoding S1 RNA-binding domain-containing protein produces the protein MALEVGSIVEGTVTGLAKFGVFVEIADKKIGLVHISEVAGEYVSDVNDYLKLHDKVKVKIISVDEKGKIALSIKQAQAEVCGRRKPDQHTCEHSADIRRDSGASRIDRAVMQRKEMRYSYAGRNDNPRPSRKHDNPASFEDKLSRFLKDSDERLLDLKRNVESKRGGRGARRTD, from the coding sequence ATGGCTTTAGAAGTCGGAAGTATCGTTGAAGGCACTGTCACTGGTTTGGCAAAATTCGGTGTGTTTGTGGAAATTGCCGATAAAAAAATCGGCCTGGTCCATATTTCGGAAGTTGCCGGGGAATATGTGAGCGATGTGAATGATTACCTTAAATTGCATGATAAGGTAAAAGTGAAAATTATTTCTGTGGATGAAAAAGGAAAGATTGCTTTGTCCATTAAACAGGCGCAGGCGGAAGTCTGCGGAAGGCGGAAGCCTGATCAGCATACCTGTGAACATTCTGCTGACATTCGCCGTGACAGCGGCGCTTCCCGTATCGATCGGGCAGTAATGCAGAGAAAAGAGATGCGCTATTCCTACGCAGGAAGAAATGATAATCCCCGTCCGAGCCGCAAACATGATAATCCGGCTTCTTTTGAGGATAAATTGAGCCGATTCCTGAAAGACAGCGATGAAAGGCTCCTGGATCTTAAACGTAATGTGGAGTCTAAACGCGGCGGCCGCGGAGCCAGACGCACTGACTGA